TTTATATGAGAGCGCTCGTTTAAGGGTTGTCGCGGTCGTAACTGTTCTTGCCACGAATCTGATCAAAATCAAAAACCCATTTTTCGCCGTTATGAAAACGGGAAAGGGCAGTAGTAAAAGGCGCGTAAGTTAGCATCAAAAAGCCAACTACCGGCCAGGCGCCGAGCGAACCCAGCGTTCGGTGATTTTTCAGGGTTTTGGGCCACATTCTAAGGTATAAATAATGTTGTAAAAGACCGCCCGTGGCCCGGCGGACCGATATATCAACTCGCATTTTAGAGTTGTAATGAATGGCGCCAAGGCCAAATTCGTCAGCTAAATGCATAGCAATATCCAGATCTTCCATAATATCTGACTGGTTGCACACTTCGGTTTTAATCTGGTGCCAAGCTGCCGTTCGGATAGCCATATTCGAACCCCACAGCATATCGTGGCCCAAAAAAAGGCGATTCAAGTAAATGGCAACTAGGTTGCGCAAGAATTTCGAAGGTTTTTTAAAGGGCAGATCATAAAAGTAACCGCTACCGGTTACGGCCTGTAGCCCTTCTTCTTGCATAAGGCGATTAATCGTTGCTACCCAGTTATCGGCCGGACGGCTATCGGC
This window of the Candidatus Saccharimonadales bacterium genome carries:
- a CDS encoding glycosyltransferase family 2 protein, with the protein product MIEQKPLTVSVVVPCYNEEDNIANCLKSLESQTVKPFEIIVVDNNCTDKTAKIARLHGARVIKEKKQGLIAARNAGMAVARGEVIARIDADSRPADNWVATINRLMQEEGLQAVTGSGYFYDLPFKKPSKFLRNLVAIYLNRLFLGHDMLWGSNMAIRTAAWHQIKTEVCNQSDIMEDLDIAMHLADEFGLGAIHYNSKMRVDISVRRATGGLLQHYLYLRMWPKTLKNHRTLGSLGAWPVVGFLMLTYAPFTTALSRFHNGEKWVFDFDQIRGKNSYDRDNP